From Eptesicus fuscus isolate TK198812 chromosome 22, DD_ASM_mEF_20220401, whole genome shotgun sequence, a single genomic window includes:
- the DENND2D gene encoding DENN domain-containing protein 2D isoform X6 codes for MAKDLDTAVAEGETERLERFGRRAPRFWGQWGAAWKARGCPRGIPRPSCGGSVQDSPGEAAKEPERAPEHCLATFAGGQHFFEYLLVVSLKKKRSGEDYEPTITYQFPKRENLLRGQQEEEERLLSAIPLFCFPDGNEWAPLTEYPRETFSFVLTNVDGSRKIGYCRRLLPAGRGPRLPKVYCIISCIGCFGLFSKILDEVEKRHQISMAVIYPFMQGLREAAFPAPGKTVTLKSFIPDSGTEFISLTRPLDSHLEHVDFSSLLRCLSFEQILQLFASAVLERRIIFLAEGLSTLSQCIHAAAALLYPFSWAHTYIPVVPESLLATVCCPTPFMVGVQMRFLQDVLDSPMEEVLLVNLCEGTFLMSVGDEKDILPPKLQDDILESLSQGIDEQQTPEQVNEHVSGPFVQFFVKTVGHYASYIRWDANGQGRFQERAFYKALPSKANRRFVKKFVKTQLFSLFIQEAEKSKNPPAGYFQRKIRDYEEQKKQKKSRGKSVK; via the exons ATGGCAAAAGATCTGGACACGGCCGTTGCCGAGGGAGAGACGGAGCGGCTGGAACGGTTCGGCCGAAGAGCTCCCCGCTTCTGGGGTCAGTGGGGAGCCGCCTGGAAGGCGCGCGGGTGCCCACGGGGCATTCCCCGCCCGAGCTGCGGAG GATCTGTCCAGGACAGCCCCGGGGAGGCTGCGAAGGAGCCGGAGAGGGCCCCGGAGCACTGCCTGGCCACCTTCGCCGGAGGACAGCATTTCTTTGAATACCTCCTCGTGGTTTCCCTCAAAAAGAAGCGATCAGGGGAGGATTATGAGCCCACGATCACCTACCAGTTTCCCAAG CGGGAGAACCTGCTTCGGGGccaacaggaggaggaggaacggCTGCTCAGTGCCATCCCCTTGTTCTGCTTCCCGGATGGGAACGAGTGGGCCCCCCTCACTGAGTATCCCAG GGAGACCTTCTCCTTCGTGCTGACCAACGTGGACGGGAGCAGGAAGATTGGCTACTGCAGGCGCCTCCTG CCCGCCGGCCGCGGCCCTCGGCTCCCCAAGGTGTACTGCATCATCAGCTGCATCGGCTGCTTCGGCCTGTTCTCCAAG ATCCTGGATGAGGTGGAGAAGCGGCACCAGATCTCCATGGCCGTCATCTACCCGTTCATGCAgggcctccgggaggccgccTTCCCCGCTCCCGGGAAGACCGTCACCCTCAAGAGCTTCATCCCCGACTCGGGCACCGAG TTCATCTCCCTGACGCGGCCCCTGGACTCCCACCTGGAACACGTGGACTTCAGTTCTCTGTTGCGCTGCCTCAGCTTCGAACAGATCCTGCAGCTCTTCGCCTCCGCGGTGCTGGAGCGGAGGATCATCTTCCTGGCAGAAGGGCTCAG CACCCTGTCGCAGTGTATCCACGCCGCCGCCGCGCTGCTCTACCCCTTCAGCTGGGCGCACACCTACATCCCCGTGGTCCCCGAGAGCCTGCTGGCCACCGTGTGCTGCCCCACGCCCTTCATGGTGGGAGTGCAGATGCGCTTCCTGCAGGACGTTCTGGACAGCCCCATGGAAGAG GTCCTGCTGGTGAATCTTTGTGAAGGAACCTTCTTAATGTCA GTGGGTGACGAAAAAGACATCCTACCTCCCAAGCTTCAGGATGACATCTTGGAGTCTCTCAGTCAGGGGATCGATGAGCAACAGA CTCCAGAACAAGTCAACGAGCATGTTTCAGGCCCTTTCGTGCAGTTCTTTGTCAAGACCGTGGGCCACTACGCTTCCTATATCAGGTGGGACGCCAACGGGCAAGGCCGCTTCCAAGAACGGGCCTTCTAcaaggctctgccctccaaggcCAACCGCCGGTTCGTGAAGAAGTTCGTGAAGACACAGCTCTTCTCGCTTTTCATCCAGGAAGCGGAGAAGAGCAAGAACCCTCCTGCAG
- the DENND2D gene encoding DENN domain-containing protein 2D isoform X1 — protein sequence MAKDLDTAVAEGETERLERFGRRAPRFWGQWGAAWKARGCPRGIPRPSCGGSVQDSPGEAAKEPERAPEHCLATFAGGQHFFEYLLVVSLKKKRSGEDYEPTITYQFPKRENLLRGQQEEEERLLSAIPLFCFPDGNEWAPLTEYPRETFSFVLTNVDGSRKIGYCRRLLVCAAQNCPLLSAACWRHSGAGSGLRCTSQAPGSGGCREHGPAPAAIPPAAALGSPRCTASSAASAASACSPRSWMRWRSGTRSPWPSSTRSCRASGRPPSPLPGRPSPSRASSPTRAPRWVQQEFISLTRPLDSHLEHVDFSSLLRCLSFEQILQLFASAVLERRIIFLAEGLSTLSQCIHAAAALLYPFSWAHTYIPVVPESLLATVCCPTPFMVGVQMRFLQDVLDSPMEEVLLVNLCEGTFLMSVGDEKDILPPKLQDDILESLSQGIDEQQTPEQVNEHVSGPFVQFFVKTVGHYASYIRWDANGQGRFQERAFYKALPSKANRRFVKKFVKTQLFSLFIQEAEKSKNPPAGYFQRKIRDYEEQKKQKKSRGKSVK from the exons ATGGCAAAAGATCTGGACACGGCCGTTGCCGAGGGAGAGACGGAGCGGCTGGAACGGTTCGGCCGAAGAGCTCCCCGCTTCTGGGGTCAGTGGGGAGCCGCCTGGAAGGCGCGCGGGTGCCCACGGGGCATTCCCCGCCCGAGCTGCGGAG GATCTGTCCAGGACAGCCCCGGGGAGGCTGCGAAGGAGCCGGAGAGGGCCCCGGAGCACTGCCTGGCCACCTTCGCCGGAGGACAGCATTTCTTTGAATACCTCCTCGTGGTTTCCCTCAAAAAGAAGCGATCAGGGGAGGATTATGAGCCCACGATCACCTACCAGTTTCCCAAG CGGGAGAACCTGCTTCGGGGccaacaggaggaggaggaacggCTGCTCAGTGCCATCCCCTTGTTCTGCTTCCCGGATGGGAACGAGTGGGCCCCCCTCACTGAGTATCCCAG GGAGACCTTCTCCTTCGTGCTGACCAACGTGGACGGGAGCAGGAAGATTGGCTACTGCAGGCGCCTCCTGGTCTGTGCAGCTCAGaactgtcccctcctctctgcaGCCTGCTGGCGCCACAGCGGGGCCGGCTCAGGCCTCCGCTGCACAAGCCAGGCCCCTGGCAGTGGCGGCTGCAGAGAGCACGGCCCAGCACCCGCTGCCAT CCCGCCGGCCGCGGCCCTCGGCTCCCCAAGGTGTACTGCATCATCAGCTGCATCGGCTGCTTCGGCCTGTTCTCCAAG ATCCTGGATGAGGTGGAGAAGCGGCACCAGATCTCCATGGCCGTCATCTACCCGTTCATGCAgggcctccgggaggccgccTTCCCCGCTCCCGGGAAGACCGTCACCCTCAAGAGCTTCATCCCCGACTCGGGCACCGAGGTGGGTGCAACAGGAG TTCATCTCCCTGACGCGGCCCCTGGACTCCCACCTGGAACACGTGGACTTCAGTTCTCTGTTGCGCTGCCTCAGCTTCGAACAGATCCTGCAGCTCTTCGCCTCCGCGGTGCTGGAGCGGAGGATCATCTTCCTGGCAGAAGGGCTCAG CACCCTGTCGCAGTGTATCCACGCCGCCGCCGCGCTGCTCTACCCCTTCAGCTGGGCGCACACCTACATCCCCGTGGTCCCCGAGAGCCTGCTGGCCACCGTGTGCTGCCCCACGCCCTTCATGGTGGGAGTGCAGATGCGCTTCCTGCAGGACGTTCTGGACAGCCCCATGGAAGAG GTCCTGCTGGTGAATCTTTGTGAAGGAACCTTCTTAATGTCA GTGGGTGACGAAAAAGACATCCTACCTCCCAAGCTTCAGGATGACATCTTGGAGTCTCTCAGTCAGGGGATCGATGAGCAACAGA CTCCAGAACAAGTCAACGAGCATGTTTCAGGCCCTTTCGTGCAGTTCTTTGTCAAGACCGTGGGCCACTACGCTTCCTATATCAGGTGGGACGCCAACGGGCAAGGCCGCTTCCAAGAACGGGCCTTCTAcaaggctctgccctccaaggcCAACCGCCGGTTCGTGAAGAAGTTCGTGAAGACACAGCTCTTCTCGCTTTTCATCCAGGAAGCGGAGAAGAGCAAGAACCCTCCTGCAG
- the DENND2D gene encoding DENN domain-containing protein 2D isoform X9 — translation MDGLSRRLRASLRLKRGRGGSVQDSPGEAAKEPERAPEHCLATFAGGQHFFEYLLVVSLKKKRSGEDYEPTITYQFPKRENLLRGQQEEEERLLSAIPLFCFPDGNEWAPLTEYPRETFSFVLTNVDGSRKIGYCRRLLPAGRGPRLPKVYCIISCIGCFGLFSKILDEVEKRHQISMAVIYPFMQGLREAAFPAPGKTVTLKSFIPDSGTEFISLTRPLDSHLEHVDFSSLLRCLSFEQILQLFASAVLERRIIFLAEGLSTLSQCIHAAAALLYPFSWAHTYIPVVPESLLATVCCPTPFMVGVQMRFLQDVLDSPMEEVLLVNLCEGTFLMSVGDEKDILPPKLQDDILESLSQGIDEQQTPEQVNEHVSGPFVQFFVKTVGHYASYIRWDANGQGRFQERAFYKALPSKANRRFVKKFVKTQLFSLFIQEAEKSKNPPAGYFQRKIRDYEEQKKQKKSRGKSVK, via the exons ATGGATGGGCTCAGCCGCCGCCTCCGAGCCAGCCTGCGACTGAAGCGTGGCCGCGGGG GATCTGTCCAGGACAGCCCCGGGGAGGCTGCGAAGGAGCCGGAGAGGGCCCCGGAGCACTGCCTGGCCACCTTCGCCGGAGGACAGCATTTCTTTGAATACCTCCTCGTGGTTTCCCTCAAAAAGAAGCGATCAGGGGAGGATTATGAGCCCACGATCACCTACCAGTTTCCCAAG CGGGAGAACCTGCTTCGGGGccaacaggaggaggaggaacggCTGCTCAGTGCCATCCCCTTGTTCTGCTTCCCGGATGGGAACGAGTGGGCCCCCCTCACTGAGTATCCCAG GGAGACCTTCTCCTTCGTGCTGACCAACGTGGACGGGAGCAGGAAGATTGGCTACTGCAGGCGCCTCCTG CCCGCCGGCCGCGGCCCTCGGCTCCCCAAGGTGTACTGCATCATCAGCTGCATCGGCTGCTTCGGCCTGTTCTCCAAG ATCCTGGATGAGGTGGAGAAGCGGCACCAGATCTCCATGGCCGTCATCTACCCGTTCATGCAgggcctccgggaggccgccTTCCCCGCTCCCGGGAAGACCGTCACCCTCAAGAGCTTCATCCCCGACTCGGGCACCGAG TTCATCTCCCTGACGCGGCCCCTGGACTCCCACCTGGAACACGTGGACTTCAGTTCTCTGTTGCGCTGCCTCAGCTTCGAACAGATCCTGCAGCTCTTCGCCTCCGCGGTGCTGGAGCGGAGGATCATCTTCCTGGCAGAAGGGCTCAG CACCCTGTCGCAGTGTATCCACGCCGCCGCCGCGCTGCTCTACCCCTTCAGCTGGGCGCACACCTACATCCCCGTGGTCCCCGAGAGCCTGCTGGCCACCGTGTGCTGCCCCACGCCCTTCATGGTGGGAGTGCAGATGCGCTTCCTGCAGGACGTTCTGGACAGCCCCATGGAAGAG GTCCTGCTGGTGAATCTTTGTGAAGGAACCTTCTTAATGTCA GTGGGTGACGAAAAAGACATCCTACCTCCCAAGCTTCAGGATGACATCTTGGAGTCTCTCAGTCAGGGGATCGATGAGCAACAGA CTCCAGAACAAGTCAACGAGCATGTTTCAGGCCCTTTCGTGCAGTTCTTTGTCAAGACCGTGGGCCACTACGCTTCCTATATCAGGTGGGACGCCAACGGGCAAGGCCGCTTCCAAGAACGGGCCTTCTAcaaggctctgccctccaaggcCAACCGCCGGTTCGTGAAGAAGTTCGTGAAGACACAGCTCTTCTCGCTTTTCATCCAGGAAGCGGAGAAGAGCAAGAACCCTCCTGCAG
- the DENND2D gene encoding DENN domain-containing protein 2D isoform X7 codes for MPRRPGTMEGPVVGGMLRQVHKWLSRIRAGSVQDSPGEAAKEPERAPEHCLATFAGGQHFFEYLLVVSLKKKRSGEDYEPTITYQFPKRENLLRGQQEEEERLLSAIPLFCFPDGNEWAPLTEYPRETFSFVLTNVDGSRKIGYCRRLLPAGRGPRLPKVYCIISCIGCFGLFSKILDEVEKRHQISMAVIYPFMQGLREAAFPAPGKTVTLKSFIPDSGTEFISLTRPLDSHLEHVDFSSLLRCLSFEQILQLFASAVLERRIIFLAEGLSTLSQCIHAAAALLYPFSWAHTYIPVVPESLLATVCCPTPFMVGVQMRFLQDVLDSPMEEVLLVNLCEGTFLMSVGDEKDILPPKLQDDILESLSQGIDEQQTPEQVNEHVSGPFVQFFVKTVGHYASYIRWDANGQGRFQERAFYKALPSKANRRFVKKFVKTQLFSLFIQEAEKSKNPPAGYFQRKIRDYEEQKKQKKSRGKSVK; via the exons ATGCCCCGCAGGCCCGGGACGATGGAAGGACCGGTGGTAGGCGGGATGCTCAGGCAGGTCCACAAATGGCTGTCCCGAATCCGAGCAG GATCTGTCCAGGACAGCCCCGGGGAGGCTGCGAAGGAGCCGGAGAGGGCCCCGGAGCACTGCCTGGCCACCTTCGCCGGAGGACAGCATTTCTTTGAATACCTCCTCGTGGTTTCCCTCAAAAAGAAGCGATCAGGGGAGGATTATGAGCCCACGATCACCTACCAGTTTCCCAAG CGGGAGAACCTGCTTCGGGGccaacaggaggaggaggaacggCTGCTCAGTGCCATCCCCTTGTTCTGCTTCCCGGATGGGAACGAGTGGGCCCCCCTCACTGAGTATCCCAG GGAGACCTTCTCCTTCGTGCTGACCAACGTGGACGGGAGCAGGAAGATTGGCTACTGCAGGCGCCTCCTG CCCGCCGGCCGCGGCCCTCGGCTCCCCAAGGTGTACTGCATCATCAGCTGCATCGGCTGCTTCGGCCTGTTCTCCAAG ATCCTGGATGAGGTGGAGAAGCGGCACCAGATCTCCATGGCCGTCATCTACCCGTTCATGCAgggcctccgggaggccgccTTCCCCGCTCCCGGGAAGACCGTCACCCTCAAGAGCTTCATCCCCGACTCGGGCACCGAG TTCATCTCCCTGACGCGGCCCCTGGACTCCCACCTGGAACACGTGGACTTCAGTTCTCTGTTGCGCTGCCTCAGCTTCGAACAGATCCTGCAGCTCTTCGCCTCCGCGGTGCTGGAGCGGAGGATCATCTTCCTGGCAGAAGGGCTCAG CACCCTGTCGCAGTGTATCCACGCCGCCGCCGCGCTGCTCTACCCCTTCAGCTGGGCGCACACCTACATCCCCGTGGTCCCCGAGAGCCTGCTGGCCACCGTGTGCTGCCCCACGCCCTTCATGGTGGGAGTGCAGATGCGCTTCCTGCAGGACGTTCTGGACAGCCCCATGGAAGAG GTCCTGCTGGTGAATCTTTGTGAAGGAACCTTCTTAATGTCA GTGGGTGACGAAAAAGACATCCTACCTCCCAAGCTTCAGGATGACATCTTGGAGTCTCTCAGTCAGGGGATCGATGAGCAACAGA CTCCAGAACAAGTCAACGAGCATGTTTCAGGCCCTTTCGTGCAGTTCTTTGTCAAGACCGTGGGCCACTACGCTTCCTATATCAGGTGGGACGCCAACGGGCAAGGCCGCTTCCAAGAACGGGCCTTCTAcaaggctctgccctccaaggcCAACCGCCGGTTCGTGAAGAAGTTCGTGAAGACACAGCTCTTCTCGCTTTTCATCCAGGAAGCGGAGAAGAGCAAGAACCCTCCTGCAG
- the DENND2D gene encoding DENN domain-containing protein 2D isoform X5, producing the protein MLRQVHKWLSRIRAGSVQDSPGEAAKEPERAPEHCLATFAGGQHFFEYLLVVSLKKKRSGEDYEPTITYQFPKRENLLRGQQEEEERLLSAIPLFCFPDGNEWAPLTEYPRETFSFVLTNVDGSRKIGYCRRLLVCAAQNCPLLSAACWRHSGAGSGLRCTSQAPGSGGCREHGPAPAAIPPAAALGSPRCTASSAASAASACSPRSWMRWRSGTRSPWPSSTRSCRASGRPPSPLPGRPSPSRASSPTRAPRWVQQEFISLTRPLDSHLEHVDFSSLLRCLSFEQILQLFASAVLERRIIFLAEGLSTLSQCIHAAAALLYPFSWAHTYIPVVPESLLATVCCPTPFMVGVQMRFLQDVLDSPMEEVLLVNLCEGTFLMSVGDEKDILPPKLQDDILESLSQGIDEQQTPEQVNEHVSGPFVQFFVKTVGHYASYIRWDANGQGRFQERAFYKALPSKANRRFVKKFVKTQLFSLFIQEAEKSKNPPAGYFQRKIRDYEEQKKQKKSRGKSVK; encoded by the exons ATGCTCAGGCAGGTCCACAAATGGCTGTCCCGAATCCGAGCAG GATCTGTCCAGGACAGCCCCGGGGAGGCTGCGAAGGAGCCGGAGAGGGCCCCGGAGCACTGCCTGGCCACCTTCGCCGGAGGACAGCATTTCTTTGAATACCTCCTCGTGGTTTCCCTCAAAAAGAAGCGATCAGGGGAGGATTATGAGCCCACGATCACCTACCAGTTTCCCAAG CGGGAGAACCTGCTTCGGGGccaacaggaggaggaggaacggCTGCTCAGTGCCATCCCCTTGTTCTGCTTCCCGGATGGGAACGAGTGGGCCCCCCTCACTGAGTATCCCAG GGAGACCTTCTCCTTCGTGCTGACCAACGTGGACGGGAGCAGGAAGATTGGCTACTGCAGGCGCCTCCTGGTCTGTGCAGCTCAGaactgtcccctcctctctgcaGCCTGCTGGCGCCACAGCGGGGCCGGCTCAGGCCTCCGCTGCACAAGCCAGGCCCCTGGCAGTGGCGGCTGCAGAGAGCACGGCCCAGCACCCGCTGCCAT CCCGCCGGCCGCGGCCCTCGGCTCCCCAAGGTGTACTGCATCATCAGCTGCATCGGCTGCTTCGGCCTGTTCTCCAAG ATCCTGGATGAGGTGGAGAAGCGGCACCAGATCTCCATGGCCGTCATCTACCCGTTCATGCAgggcctccgggaggccgccTTCCCCGCTCCCGGGAAGACCGTCACCCTCAAGAGCTTCATCCCCGACTCGGGCACCGAGGTGGGTGCAACAGGAG TTCATCTCCCTGACGCGGCCCCTGGACTCCCACCTGGAACACGTGGACTTCAGTTCTCTGTTGCGCTGCCTCAGCTTCGAACAGATCCTGCAGCTCTTCGCCTCCGCGGTGCTGGAGCGGAGGATCATCTTCCTGGCAGAAGGGCTCAG CACCCTGTCGCAGTGTATCCACGCCGCCGCCGCGCTGCTCTACCCCTTCAGCTGGGCGCACACCTACATCCCCGTGGTCCCCGAGAGCCTGCTGGCCACCGTGTGCTGCCCCACGCCCTTCATGGTGGGAGTGCAGATGCGCTTCCTGCAGGACGTTCTGGACAGCCCCATGGAAGAG GTCCTGCTGGTGAATCTTTGTGAAGGAACCTTCTTAATGTCA GTGGGTGACGAAAAAGACATCCTACCTCCCAAGCTTCAGGATGACATCTTGGAGTCTCTCAGTCAGGGGATCGATGAGCAACAGA CTCCAGAACAAGTCAACGAGCATGTTTCAGGCCCTTTCGTGCAGTTCTTTGTCAAGACCGTGGGCCACTACGCTTCCTATATCAGGTGGGACGCCAACGGGCAAGGCCGCTTCCAAGAACGGGCCTTCTAcaaggctctgccctccaaggcCAACCGCCGGTTCGTGAAGAAGTTCGTGAAGACACAGCTCTTCTCGCTTTTCATCCAGGAAGCGGAGAAGAGCAAGAACCCTCCTGCAG
- the DENND2D gene encoding DENN domain-containing protein 2D isoform X2, producing the protein MLCLGFPICISNMLIPQTDGEDCATTSPCRLRARSGSVQDSPGEAAKEPERAPEHCLATFAGGQHFFEYLLVVSLKKKRSGEDYEPTITYQFPKRENLLRGQQEEEERLLSAIPLFCFPDGNEWAPLTEYPRETFSFVLTNVDGSRKIGYCRRLLVCAAQNCPLLSAACWRHSGAGSGLRCTSQAPGSGGCREHGPAPAAIPPAAALGSPRCTASSAASAASACSPRSWMRWRSGTRSPWPSSTRSCRASGRPPSPLPGRPSPSRASSPTRAPRWVQQEFISLTRPLDSHLEHVDFSSLLRCLSFEQILQLFASAVLERRIIFLAEGLSTLSQCIHAAAALLYPFSWAHTYIPVVPESLLATVCCPTPFMVGVQMRFLQDVLDSPMEEVLLVNLCEGTFLMSVGDEKDILPPKLQDDILESLSQGIDEQQTPEQVNEHVSGPFVQFFVKTVGHYASYIRWDANGQGRFQERAFYKALPSKANRRFVKKFVKTQLFSLFIQEAEKSKNPPAGYFQRKIRDYEEQKKQKKSRGKSVK; encoded by the exons atgctgtgcctcggtttccccatctgcatcAGCAACATGCTTATTCCTCAGACAGATGGTGAGGATTGTGCAACAACAAGTCCGTGCAGGTTGCGAGCAAGGAGTG GATCTGTCCAGGACAGCCCCGGGGAGGCTGCGAAGGAGCCGGAGAGGGCCCCGGAGCACTGCCTGGCCACCTTCGCCGGAGGACAGCATTTCTTTGAATACCTCCTCGTGGTTTCCCTCAAAAAGAAGCGATCAGGGGAGGATTATGAGCCCACGATCACCTACCAGTTTCCCAAG CGGGAGAACCTGCTTCGGGGccaacaggaggaggaggaacggCTGCTCAGTGCCATCCCCTTGTTCTGCTTCCCGGATGGGAACGAGTGGGCCCCCCTCACTGAGTATCCCAG GGAGACCTTCTCCTTCGTGCTGACCAACGTGGACGGGAGCAGGAAGATTGGCTACTGCAGGCGCCTCCTGGTCTGTGCAGCTCAGaactgtcccctcctctctgcaGCCTGCTGGCGCCACAGCGGGGCCGGCTCAGGCCTCCGCTGCACAAGCCAGGCCCCTGGCAGTGGCGGCTGCAGAGAGCACGGCCCAGCACCCGCTGCCAT CCCGCCGGCCGCGGCCCTCGGCTCCCCAAGGTGTACTGCATCATCAGCTGCATCGGCTGCTTCGGCCTGTTCTCCAAG ATCCTGGATGAGGTGGAGAAGCGGCACCAGATCTCCATGGCCGTCATCTACCCGTTCATGCAgggcctccgggaggccgccTTCCCCGCTCCCGGGAAGACCGTCACCCTCAAGAGCTTCATCCCCGACTCGGGCACCGAGGTGGGTGCAACAGGAG TTCATCTCCCTGACGCGGCCCCTGGACTCCCACCTGGAACACGTGGACTTCAGTTCTCTGTTGCGCTGCCTCAGCTTCGAACAGATCCTGCAGCTCTTCGCCTCCGCGGTGCTGGAGCGGAGGATCATCTTCCTGGCAGAAGGGCTCAG CACCCTGTCGCAGTGTATCCACGCCGCCGCCGCGCTGCTCTACCCCTTCAGCTGGGCGCACACCTACATCCCCGTGGTCCCCGAGAGCCTGCTGGCCACCGTGTGCTGCCCCACGCCCTTCATGGTGGGAGTGCAGATGCGCTTCCTGCAGGACGTTCTGGACAGCCCCATGGAAGAG GTCCTGCTGGTGAATCTTTGTGAAGGAACCTTCTTAATGTCA GTGGGTGACGAAAAAGACATCCTACCTCCCAAGCTTCAGGATGACATCTTGGAGTCTCTCAGTCAGGGGATCGATGAGCAACAGA CTCCAGAACAAGTCAACGAGCATGTTTCAGGCCCTTTCGTGCAGTTCTTTGTCAAGACCGTGGGCCACTACGCTTCCTATATCAGGTGGGACGCCAACGGGCAAGGCCGCTTCCAAGAACGGGCCTTCTAcaaggctctgccctccaaggcCAACCGCCGGTTCGTGAAGAAGTTCGTGAAGACACAGCTCTTCTCGCTTTTCATCCAGGAAGCGGAGAAGAGCAAGAACCCTCCTGCAG
- the DENND2D gene encoding DENN domain-containing protein 2D isoform X3 — MDGLSRRLRASLRLKRGRGGSVQDSPGEAAKEPERAPEHCLATFAGGQHFFEYLLVVSLKKKRSGEDYEPTITYQFPKRENLLRGQQEEEERLLSAIPLFCFPDGNEWAPLTEYPRETFSFVLTNVDGSRKIGYCRRLLVCAAQNCPLLSAACWRHSGAGSGLRCTSQAPGSGGCREHGPAPAAIPPAAALGSPRCTASSAASAASACSPRSWMRWRSGTRSPWPSSTRSCRASGRPPSPLPGRPSPSRASSPTRAPRWVQQEFISLTRPLDSHLEHVDFSSLLRCLSFEQILQLFASAVLERRIIFLAEGLSTLSQCIHAAAALLYPFSWAHTYIPVVPESLLATVCCPTPFMVGVQMRFLQDVLDSPMEEVLLVNLCEGTFLMSVGDEKDILPPKLQDDILESLSQGIDEQQTPEQVNEHVSGPFVQFFVKTVGHYASYIRWDANGQGRFQERAFYKALPSKANRRFVKKFVKTQLFSLFIQEAEKSKNPPAGYFQRKIRDYEEQKKQKKSRGKSVK, encoded by the exons ATGGATGGGCTCAGCCGCCGCCTCCGAGCCAGCCTGCGACTGAAGCGTGGCCGCGGGG GATCTGTCCAGGACAGCCCCGGGGAGGCTGCGAAGGAGCCGGAGAGGGCCCCGGAGCACTGCCTGGCCACCTTCGCCGGAGGACAGCATTTCTTTGAATACCTCCTCGTGGTTTCCCTCAAAAAGAAGCGATCAGGGGAGGATTATGAGCCCACGATCACCTACCAGTTTCCCAAG CGGGAGAACCTGCTTCGGGGccaacaggaggaggaggaacggCTGCTCAGTGCCATCCCCTTGTTCTGCTTCCCGGATGGGAACGAGTGGGCCCCCCTCACTGAGTATCCCAG GGAGACCTTCTCCTTCGTGCTGACCAACGTGGACGGGAGCAGGAAGATTGGCTACTGCAGGCGCCTCCTGGTCTGTGCAGCTCAGaactgtcccctcctctctgcaGCCTGCTGGCGCCACAGCGGGGCCGGCTCAGGCCTCCGCTGCACAAGCCAGGCCCCTGGCAGTGGCGGCTGCAGAGAGCACGGCCCAGCACCCGCTGCCAT CCCGCCGGCCGCGGCCCTCGGCTCCCCAAGGTGTACTGCATCATCAGCTGCATCGGCTGCTTCGGCCTGTTCTCCAAG ATCCTGGATGAGGTGGAGAAGCGGCACCAGATCTCCATGGCCGTCATCTACCCGTTCATGCAgggcctccgggaggccgccTTCCCCGCTCCCGGGAAGACCGTCACCCTCAAGAGCTTCATCCCCGACTCGGGCACCGAGGTGGGTGCAACAGGAG TTCATCTCCCTGACGCGGCCCCTGGACTCCCACCTGGAACACGTGGACTTCAGTTCTCTGTTGCGCTGCCTCAGCTTCGAACAGATCCTGCAGCTCTTCGCCTCCGCGGTGCTGGAGCGGAGGATCATCTTCCTGGCAGAAGGGCTCAG CACCCTGTCGCAGTGTATCCACGCCGCCGCCGCGCTGCTCTACCCCTTCAGCTGGGCGCACACCTACATCCCCGTGGTCCCCGAGAGCCTGCTGGCCACCGTGTGCTGCCCCACGCCCTTCATGGTGGGAGTGCAGATGCGCTTCCTGCAGGACGTTCTGGACAGCCCCATGGAAGAG GTCCTGCTGGTGAATCTTTGTGAAGGAACCTTCTTAATGTCA GTGGGTGACGAAAAAGACATCCTACCTCCCAAGCTTCAGGATGACATCTTGGAGTCTCTCAGTCAGGGGATCGATGAGCAACAGA CTCCAGAACAAGTCAACGAGCATGTTTCAGGCCCTTTCGTGCAGTTCTTTGTCAAGACCGTGGGCCACTACGCTTCCTATATCAGGTGGGACGCCAACGGGCAAGGCCGCTTCCAAGAACGGGCCTTCTAcaaggctctgccctccaaggcCAACCGCCGGTTCGTGAAGAAGTTCGTGAAGACACAGCTCTTCTCGCTTTTCATCCAGGAAGCGGAGAAGAGCAAGAACCCTCCTGCAG